From Anaerolineae bacterium, one genomic window encodes:
- the mpl gene encoding UDP-N-acetylmuramate:L-alanyl-gamma-D-glutamyl-meso-diaminopimelate ligase yields MNLTKNIIPNNVKKIHLIAICGTGMGALACMLRDLGFEVTGSDQKIYPPMSDFLSRKGIKVTEGFNEDNISYGPDLVIVGNAVTRQHPEVLKMQNMGLNFCSMPQAVNRFIADNKKRIIVTGTHGKTTTSSIVSWILYKAGFDPSFIIGGILKNFSSNYRLGNGEFVVIEGDEYDTAFFDKGPKFLHYDPFMAVVTSIEFDHADIFKDISHVRHAFDSFISNISNKGKLYVFDQDDNISDLIKGKKCIVEKYGKDSGSYWRLGSVSIDPPRTIFEVFKKGITFGIFKTRLMGEHNLLNTLSAIAIADSLNIPVDIIAEALETFEGIKRRQEIRGQKRNITIIDDFAHHPTAVRETIRAVKPFYPDGRLIAVFEPRTNSSMRKVFQNIYPLSFDEADLICIRKPPLLEKIPVDERFSSEKLVHDLNNRGKDAHYFPDTESIIDFLIKETRPGDVVLIMSNGGFDNIHDRLLKGL; encoded by the coding sequence ATGAATTTAACAAAAAACATAATTCCGAACAATGTAAAAAAAATACATCTTATCGCAATATGCGGCACAGGCATGGGCGCGCTTGCCTGCATGTTAAGAGATCTTGGTTTTGAAGTAACAGGTTCGGATCAAAAAATATATCCGCCCATGAGCGATTTTCTTTCTCGCAAAGGCATAAAGGTTACCGAAGGCTTTAATGAAGATAATATTTCATATGGCCCTGACCTTGTTATTGTCGGAAATGCCGTTACAAGGCAGCATCCAGAGGTTCTTAAAATGCAAAACATGGGGCTTAATTTCTGCTCCATGCCCCAGGCAGTCAACAGGTTTATTGCAGACAACAAAAAGAGGATAATTGTTACCGGCACTCACGGCAAAACAACCACTTCCTCTATTGTATCCTGGATCCTTTATAAAGCAGGTTTTGATCCCTCCTTTATTATCGGCGGAATTTTGAAAAATTTCAGCAGCAATTATCGCCTCGGCAATGGAGAGTTTGTTGTAATCGAGGGAGATGAGTACGACACTGCATTTTTCGATAAAGGGCCGAAATTCTTACATTACGATCCTTTTATGGCCGTAGTTACGAGCATTGAATTTGATCATGCCGATATATTTAAAGATATAAGCCACGTAAGACATGCTTTTGATTCTTTTATTTCCAATATCTCTAATAAAGGAAAGTTATATGTTTTTGATCAAGATGACAATATTTCAGATCTGATTAAAGGCAAAAAATGCATTGTTGAAAAATATGGCAAGGATTCCGGCTCATACTGGCGACTTGGCTCTGTTTCCATTGATCCGCCGCGGACTATTTTTGAGGTTTTTAAAAAAGGCATAACCTTCGGCATTTTTAAAACCAGGCTTATGGGAGAGCACAACCTGCTGAACACATTGTCGGCAATAGCAATAGCCGATTCCTTGAACATACCTGTTGATATTATTGCAGAGGCGCTTGAAACATTTGAAGGAATCAAGAGACGTCAGGAAATCCGCGGGCAAAAAAGAAATATTACTATAATTGATGATTTCGCGCATCATCCTACCGCTGTGAGGGAAACAATAAGGGCGGTTAAACCCTTTTATCCTGACGGCCGGCTTATCGCCGTTTTTGAACCACGGACAAATTCAAGTATGCGCAAGGTATTCCAGAATATCTATCCCTTATCATTTGATGAAGCAGATTTAATATGTATCCGCAAGCCGCCTCTGCTTGAAAAGATTCCTGTTGACGAACGTTTTTCATCTGAAAAGCTTGTACATGACTTAAATAATCGCGGAAAGGATGCGCACTATTTCCCGGACACGGAATCGATTATTGATTTTTTGATTAAAGAAACAAGGCCGGGCGATGTTGTTCTGATAATGTCAAACGGCGGTTTTGATAATATACATGACAGGCTGCTTAAGGGGTTATGA
- the priA gene encoding primosomal protein N', with amino-acid sequence MIQRKEKDVMCQGKRTCLEYIEVAVALPVYNTFTYRVPENLSFFAGIGKRALVPFGRRRVTGYILGPSEDMDHGKIKLVLDILDETPLFHSSMIPFFRWIADYYMCPIGEVIKSALPGGLNLYDFVALAITEKGINALIKDNLTPLQSEILCHLKLKSCGLKNLCAKLKNQIPNSLIQTMEKQNLIISKRELKGKGTGPKTERYVSMIKPDISADKLSEQRMRILHALQDEGEISVKKLTGLIPTASRLIKPLEKAGYISIFNKRMYRDPFGESIIPDNPYKLTKEQEKAVSTVIDRLGKGFETCLLAGVTGSGKTEVYLQIAAEAIKQESSVLILVPEIVLISQMERRFRARFGDCVALLHSRLSPGEQYDQWMRIARKEVRIAIGARSALFAPFEDIGIIIVDEEHDTSYKQEGGLCYNARDLAIVRAKLMNGVALLGSATPSIQSYYNVETKKFIELTLTKRVEKRPLPETTVVDLRKTRDVKGIGYFITSELYKAMKKTLSRGEQTILFLNRRGFAGFPVCASCGAPLTCKNCDISLTLHQKANAYKCHYCGYSLAATSNCSKCGSSKIKLLGLGTEKVEEAVKQLFPDARVARLDRDTIRKKNAMLSILKGLKDHTIDILIGTQMVAKGHDFPNITLVGIICADLSLNFPDFRAGERTFQLLAQVSGRAGRGTLPGRVILQTYNPDHFSIEAAKNQDFKAFYNKEIVFRKALNYPPFSRIILLKISGKDMKKTQRYAMDVGDLCSRLRNNSRFIKTVEILGPITAPLPRIAKHFRWQILLKGLSAEHLHGFVHQLLFKNRERISSRDVKIVVDVDPFFMM; translated from the coding sequence ATGATTCAGCGTAAAGAAAAAGATGTTATGTGTCAAGGAAAAAGAACCTGTTTGGAATATATTGAGGTTGCAGTAGCCCTTCCTGTTTATAATACCTTTACCTATCGTGTCCCGGAAAACCTTTCCTTTTTTGCGGGGATCGGGAAAAGGGCGCTGGTCCCTTTTGGCCGGCGAAGGGTTACAGGATATATTCTGGGTCCATCTGAGGATATGGATCACGGCAAGATAAAGCTTGTCCTGGATATCCTTGACGAGACTCCGCTTTTCCATTCATCCATGATCCCCTTTTTCAGATGGATTGCCGATTACTATATGTGTCCCATCGGAGAGGTTATAAAAAGCGCTCTTCCAGGCGGGTTAAATCTTTATGACTTTGTTGCTCTTGCCATTACTGAAAAGGGGATAAACGCATTGATTAAGGATAACCTTACCCCTTTGCAAAGTGAAATTTTATGTCATCTGAAATTAAAATCCTGCGGCCTGAAAAACCTTTGCGCAAAACTTAAAAACCAGATCCCGAATTCCTTAATTCAGACCATGGAAAAACAGAACCTGATTATAAGCAAACGGGAACTTAAAGGCAAAGGAACAGGCCCGAAGACGGAGCGGTATGTATCTATGATTAAGCCGGACATCTCTGCCGACAAGTTGTCGGAGCAGAGGATGCGGATTCTCCATGCATTGCAGGATGAGGGTGAAATATCTGTAAAAAAATTAACAGGGCTTATTCCGACTGCTTCCAGATTAATAAAACCCCTGGAAAAAGCAGGTTATATTTCGATCTTTAATAAAAGGATGTACAGAGATCCGTTTGGCGAATCCATAATACCTGACAACCCTTATAAGCTCACAAAGGAGCAGGAAAAAGCCGTTTCCACGGTTATAGATCGCCTTGGCAAGGGGTTTGAGACATGCCTTCTTGCCGGTGTTACCGGAAGCGGAAAAACAGAAGTCTATCTGCAGATAGCGGCCGAGGCCATAAAGCAAGAAAGTTCTGTTTTGATACTGGTTCCGGAGATCGTTCTTATATCTCAGATGGAAAGACGGTTTCGAGCCCGTTTCGGAGATTGCGTTGCCTTGCTCCACAGCAGGCTTTCTCCCGGCGAGCAATATGATCAATGGATGCGGATAGCGCGCAAAGAGGTCCGCATCGCCATAGGCGCCAGGTCCGCTCTTTTTGCCCCCTTTGAGGACATTGGGATCATTATCGTTGACGAAGAACACGACACCTCTTACAAACAGGAAGGCGGTCTTTGTTATAACGCAAGGGATCTTGCAATAGTCAGGGCAAAGCTGATGAACGGGGTCGCCTTGTTGGGATCAGCCACCCCTTCAATCCAGTCGTACTATAATGTGGAAACAAAAAAATTTATTGAATTAACACTGACAAAACGTGTTGAGAAACGTCCTCTTCCTGAGACCACGGTGGTTGATCTCCGTAAAACCAGGGATGTCAAGGGTATCGGATATTTTATTACATCTGAACTTTATAAGGCAATGAAGAAAACTCTGAGCCGGGGAGAACAGACCATCCTGTTTCTGAACCGTCGGGGTTTTGCCGGCTTTCCGGTCTGCGCGTCATGCGGCGCACCTTTAACCTGCAAAAATTGTGATATTTCCCTGACATTGCATCAAAAAGCCAACGCATACAAGTGCCATTACTGCGGTTATTCGCTGGCAGCCACTTCAAATTGCTCTAAGTGCGGATCTTCCAAAATTAAGCTGCTGGGGCTCGGCACTGAGAAGGTGGAAGAGGCTGTAAAGCAGCTTTTTCCTGACGCAAGGGTTGCCAGACTGGATCGGGATACGATCAGGAAAAAGAATGCAATGCTGAGCATATTAAAGGGGCTCAAAGATCATACCATAGATATACTTATCGGCACGCAGATGGTGGCAAAGGGGCATGATTTCCCCAACATTACACTTGTTGGTATAATTTGTGCCGATCTTTCGCTGAACTTTCCTGACTTCCGCGCAGGTGAACGGACGTTTCAGCTTTTAGCCCAGGTGTCCGGGAGGGCGGGCCGTGGAACGCTTCCAGGCCGGGTGATTTTGCAGACCTATAATCCTGATCATTTCAGTATAGAGGCTGCAAAAAATCAGGACTTTAAAGCGTTTTACAATAAGGAAATTGTTTTTCGAAAAGCTCTGAATTACCCGCCTTTTTCAAGGATAATCCTGCTGAAAATATCTGGAAAAGACATGAAAAAAACACAAAGATATGCTATGGATGTCGGTGATCTTTGCAGCAGGCTGAGAAACAACAGCCGCTTTATAAAGACTGTCGAGATATTAGGGCCTATCACGGCCCCTCTTCCAAGGATAGCAAAACATTTCAGGTGGCAGATATTGCTAAAAGGGCTAAGCGCGGAACATCTTCATGGGTTTGTTCATCAACTGTTGTTTAAAAACAGGGAAAGAATAAGTAGCCGGGATGTTAAAATAGTTGTGGATGTGGATCCGTTTTTTATGATGTAA
- a CDS encoding AEC family transporter, producing the protein MPMSIVTTIIPVFAIIILGLFSRRAGFIKPAFLEPANQLVYHLAIPAMIFRSISRASLKTQFDITVLTITLFSVLAVFVVAWVVGSIARVKRKQIGTFIQSSFHGNLGYIGLAVAYYCLGDKGLVRAGIIAGFIMILQNLLAVVVLQLYSTDISEKKSKTKLAWKILGNPVILSAMAGMLFSFTEVPIPLVIDRILDIISGMALPMALLLIGASLSFKLIRLRALLVLSSSIMKLILLPGLGFILYRLLDIAPQDFLPGLILLASPTATVSYVMAKELGGDTDFSVAAISISTILSAITFSIWLNMMAS; encoded by the coding sequence ATGCCTATGAGTATTGTTACCACAATAATTCCAGTATTTGCAATTATCATTCTTGGCTTATTTTCCCGCCGCGCGGGGTTTATTAAGCCTGCCTTTTTAGAACCAGCAAACCAGCTTGTTTATCATCTGGCAATACCTGCTATGATTTTCCGTTCTATCTCACGCGCTTCTTTGAAAACCCAGTTCGACATAACCGTCCTGACAATAACCCTCTTTTCTGTTTTAGCTGTTTTTGTTGTTGCATGGGTGGTCGGCTCTATTGCCAGGGTAAAACGGAAACAGATCGGCACCTTTATCCAGAGCTCCTTTCATGGAAACCTCGGATATATAGGTCTTGCTGTTGCATATTACTGTCTTGGAGATAAAGGATTAGTGCGTGCCGGTATAATTGCAGGTTTTATAATGATTTTGCAAAACCTTCTTGCCGTAGTTGTGCTTCAGTTATATTCAACCGATATTTCAGAAAAGAAAAGCAAAACAAAGTTAGCATGGAAGATATTGGGCAATCCTGTTATATTATCGGCCATGGCAGGAATGCTGTTTTCCTTTACCGAAGTGCCGATTCCACTTGTCATAGATCGAATTCTTGATATTATCAGCGGTATGGCTTTGCCTATGGCATTGCTGCTCATAGGAGCTTCCTTATCTTTTAAGCTAATACGTTTGCGGGCTCTTTTGGTTCTTTCTTCAAGCATAATGAAATTGATTCTACTGCCTGGTTTGGGTTTTATATTATATAGATTGCTTGACATAGCGCCGCAGGATTTTCTGCCGGGTCTTATTTTGCTTGCATCTCCGACAGCAACCGTAAGCTATGTGATGGCAAAAGAATTAGGCGGGGATACGGATTTTTCCGTGGCAGCCATTTCAATCAGCACTATTTTGTCGGCGATAACTTTTTCTATATGGCTAAACATGATGGCGTCGTAA
- a CDS encoding HAD hydrolase-like protein — MNNIKVVIFDCDGVMFDTAKANTAYYNSVLRHFKKPDMTPEQFAYSHMHTADEAMAYLFDDENMFEAAQTYRKNMSYLPFLKDMEIEPYLKPLLKRLRPRYKTAVATNRADTMKRVLIEHNLKDCFDLVVSALDVKHPKPHPEQLIKILKHFNIAPYNAIYIGDSKLDEMAAKAAEMTLIAYKNRSISADFHINGLKEIEDIIEI, encoded by the coding sequence ATGAATAATATAAAGGTTGTAATTTTTGACTGCGATGGAGTCATGTTTGATACGGCAAAAGCAAACACGGCTTACTATAACAGTGTCTTGCGCCATTTCAAAAAGCCGGATATGACGCCTGAGCAGTTTGCCTATTCCCATATGCATACCGCGGATGAGGCAATGGCATATCTGTTTGATGATGAAAACATGTTTGAAGCAGCGCAAACCTATCGCAAAAACATGAGCTACCTGCCATTTTTAAAAGATATGGAAATCGAACCATACCTTAAACCTTTGCTTAAAAGGCTGAGGCCCAGATACAAGACAGCCGTTGCCACCAACAGGGCAGACACAATGAAACGGGTGCTCATTGAGCACAACCTAAAAGACTGTTTTGATCTGGTTGTCAGCGCCCTCGATGTTAAGCACCCCAAGCCTCACCCTGAGCAGCTTATCAAAATACTGAAGCATTTTAATATAGCGCCATATAATGCGATTTATATTGGTGATTCAAAACTTGATGAAATGGCGGCAAAAGCAGCGGAGATGACGCTAATCGCATACAAAAACAGATCTATTTCCGCTGATTTTCATATAAACGGCTTAAAGGAGATCGAAGATATTATTGAAATATGA